The proteins below are encoded in one region of Brachyspira intermedia PWS/A:
- the guaA gene encoding glutamine-hydrolyzing GMP synthase, producing the protein MQNNIDKVLILDFGSQFTQLITRRIRELNVYSEIHPFHVSIDFIKEFNPKAIILSGGPSSVYEEDAPKVDKELFNLGVPILGICYGMQIIVYSMGGKVESADKREYGKAEIEITNHESIFKSFGKSNIVWMSHGDSIKSIPEGFELIAKTPNTELAAIENKQKNIYAIQFHPEVVHTENGIKIIENFLFNICKCERNWNMGSFIEYEIKRIRETVGDKNVILGLSGGVDSSVAAVLIEKAIGKQLKCIFVNNGLLRKDEDKKVVEVFRDNFNIDLIYVDASKRFLDKLAGVTDPEQKRKIIGHEFVSVFNDEAKKIENVGFLAQGTLYPDVIESVSLRGSSAVIKSHHNVGGLPKDMKFELLEPFRELFKDEVREIGLELKLPEDIVYRQPFPGPGLAVRILGDITEERVKILQEADDIVVTEIKKAGLYRKLWQSFAILLPVKSVGVMGDGRTYEQVCAVRAVESVDAMTADWAKIDYNVLGIISNRIINEVKGINRVVYDISSKPPATIEWE; encoded by the coding sequence ATGCAAAATAATATTGATAAGGTTTTAATACTAGATTTCGGCTCACAATTTACACAGCTTATTACAAGAAGAATAAGAGAATTGAATGTGTATTCAGAAATTCACCCATTTCATGTTTCAATAGATTTTATAAAGGAATTTAATCCTAAGGCAATAATACTTTCAGGAGGTCCTTCAAGTGTATACGAAGAAGATGCACCAAAAGTAGATAAAGAGTTATTTAATTTAGGAGTGCCTATACTTGGAATATGTTATGGTATGCAGATAATAGTTTATTCTATGGGCGGAAAAGTTGAAAGTGCTGACAAAAGAGAGTACGGAAAAGCTGAAATTGAAATAACTAATCATGAAAGCATATTTAAATCATTCGGTAAAAGTAATATTGTGTGGATGAGTCATGGCGACAGTATTAAATCTATACCTGAAGGTTTTGAACTTATAGCAAAAACTCCAAATACTGAACTCGCTGCTATAGAAAATAAACAAAAAAATATTTATGCTATACAGTTTCACCCTGAAGTAGTTCATACAGAAAATGGTATAAAAATAATAGAAAATTTCTTATTTAATATTTGTAAATGCGAAAGAAATTGGAATATGGGCTCTTTTATAGAATATGAAATAAAAAGAATAAGAGAAACTGTAGGCGATAAAAATGTAATATTAGGGCTTTCTGGAGGAGTTGATTCTTCTGTAGCGGCTGTATTAATAGAAAAAGCTATAGGAAAGCAATTAAAATGTATATTCGTTAATAATGGACTTCTTAGAAAAGATGAAGATAAAAAGGTTGTTGAAGTATTTAGAGATAATTTCAATATTGATTTGATTTATGTTGATGCTTCAAAGAGATTTTTAGATAAATTAGCTGGTGTTACAGATCCGGAACAAAAGAGAAAAATAATAGGACATGAATTTGTAAGCGTATTTAATGACGAAGCTAAAAAGATAGAAAATGTTGGATTTTTAGCACAAGGTACGCTTTATCCTGATGTTATAGAAAGTGTATCTTTAAGAGGAAGTTCTGCTGTTATAAAAAGTCATCATAATGTTGGCGGACTACCAAAGGACATGAAATTTGAACTTTTAGAGCCTTTCAGAGAATTATTCAAAGATGAAGTTAGAGAAATAGGTTTAGAATTAAAATTACCTGAAGATATAGTATACAGACAGCCTTTCCCTGGTCCTGGTTTGGCGGTTAGAATATTAGGCGATATCACAGAAGAGAGAGTTAAAATACTTCAAGAAGCTGATGATATAGTTGTAACCGAAATAAAAAAGGCAGGACTTTACAGAAAATTATGGCAGTCTTTTGCTATACTTCTTCCTGTAAAAAGTGTCGGCGTTATGGGTGATGGCAGAACCTATGAGCAGGTTTGTGCTGTAAGGGCTGTTGAAAGTGTTGATGCTATGACTGCTGATTGGGCTAAAATTGATTATAATGTTTTAGGTATAATATCAAACAGAATAATAAATGAAGTTAAAGGTATTAACCGCGTTGTTTATGATATATCTTCAAAACCGCCTGCTACTATAGAATGGGAATAA